From the Saccharomonospora marina XMU15 genome, the window ACCCAGGACGGCGACCAACGGCGCACGGTAGAGGCGCAGTTCCTCGCGGGCGAGTTGGACCTGCTTTACCTGGCGCCGGAGCGGCTGCGGCTGGACAGCACCTACCGGCTGCTCGATCGCGGAACGGTTTCGCTGTTCGCCATCGACGAAGCGCACTGCGTGTCGCAGTGGGGGCACGATTTCCGCCCGGACTACCTCGCGCTGTCGCAGCTGCACGAACGCTGGCCCGAAGTACCACGCATCGCGCTCACCGCGACAGCGACCAGGCAGACCCACGACGAGATCGCCACCCGGCTCGGGCTGGAAGCAGCCAAGCACTTCGTGGCGAGTTTCGACCGGCCCAACATCCAGTACCGCATCGTCGCGAAACGGGAACCACGCGCCCAATTGCTCGAACTGCTTCGCACCGAGCATTCGGGCGACTGTGGAATCGTCTACTGCGCCACCCGCAGGTCGGTGGAGGACACGGCGGAGTTCCTGACGCGCAACGCGATCACGGCGCTGCCCTACCACGCCGGATTGGACTCGACCACTCGCGCGCGGCACCAGGCTCGCTTCCTGCGCGAGGACGGGCTCGTCATGGTGGCCACGATCGCCTTCGGTATGGGGATCGACAAGCCCGACGTCCGCTTCGTTGCGCACCTGGACCTGCCCAAGTCGATCGAGAGTTACTACCAGGAAACCGGAAGGGCAGGTCGCGACGGGTTGCCCTCCACCGCTTGGCTGGCCTACGGGCTGCAGGACGTGGTGCAGCAGCGAAAGCTCATCGACGGCTCGGACGGCGACGCCGCGCACCGGCGAAGGCTGGCCACGCACCTCGACGCGATGCTCGCGCTGTGCGAGACGGTCGAGTGTCGCCGGGCGCGACTGCTTGCCTACTTCGGGCAGGAAAGCGGTCGGTGCGGCAACTGCGACACCTGCCTGTCCCCTCCCCGGTCCTGGGACGGCACCGTCGCCGCGCAGAAGCTGCTGTCCACCGTGGTACGGCTTCGCAGGGAGCGCGGGCAGCAGTTCGGCGCCGGTCAACTCATCGACATCCTCCGTGGCAAGAAGACGGCCAAGATTGTCCAGCACGGTCACGACAGTCTTTCGGTGTTCGGCGTGGGCACCGACCTCGACGAGTCGCAGTGGCGCGCGGTGGTGCGGCAGTTGCTGGCGGCGGGCCTGCTCGCGGTGAAGGGCGAGTACGGCACACTCGTCACCACGGAGGCCAGCGACGAGGTGCTGTACCGAGGCCGGACCGTGCGGCTGCGGGCCGAACCCGAACGGCAGGTGCGCTCGGGCGGGAAACGCGCGGACAAGGTGACCGCTCTCAGCGAGGACGACGCGCCCGTGTTCGAGCGGCTGCGGGCATGGCGTGCGGCGACGGCCAAGGAACAGGGCGTGCCCGCCTATGTCATCTTCCACGACGCGACGCTACGGGAGATCGCCACACGCAGGCCCGCCTCGCTACCCGAACTCGGCTCGGTGAGCGGGGTCGGCCAGAGCAAACTCAGCAAGTACGGCGAGCACGTGCTCCGCGCGATCAACCCTTAGCACCCCGCCCTGCGCGGCGGCGCTTCACCAACACGACGATCGCGGTCACCACCACGATCAGGCCGAGCACGAGCCAGCCACCGAACCCGACGGCGTCCTCGAGCTCGCGTACGGCGGTTCCCGCCGCGAACCCGAGGCTGATGTGCAGGGCACACCACGCCGATGCCCCCACGATCACGGCGGGCAGGAAGACTCTCGGCGGCAATCCCGAGGCACCCGCCGCGGCGGGCAGCAGCGTTCGCAACACCGGAACGAAGATGGCGAACAGCACCGCGAGGGCGCCCCTGCGCCGCAGCGCCGAGGTGGCTCGGTCCCACGCGTCGGCACCGTAGCGTCGCACCGCCTTGGTGCGGCGCAACCTCGGTCCGAATCTCCTGCCCAGCAGGTATCCCACCGTGTCTCCCGCGACAGCCGACACCGTCGTCACCGACCACATGAGCAGGAACGACGGCGCCCCCGTGACCGTGGTACCGAGGATCAACAGGGCCGTCTCGCCGGGAGCGATGAAGCCGAGCCCGAGCGTGCACTCTCCGAAAACGAGCACGCCCGCTGCCGCGAGCAAGCCTGCCTGCGGCAGGCTTCGCAGCCAGTCGAGCAGATCGGTGACCAATGTGAATGACCTTTCAATGCCCGAGAAATCGGCCGACGTTCACTCCATCGAAGCATCCAAGAAACGGGAAAACCAACGCAAAGCATCCGACTCGCACACCGATTACGGTTTCCGACATAGCTTGATCGTGTAAAAGTCACTCAACGTGACCACAACCACCTCGCATAATCCCTGGTCGACGCCAACGCGGCTCGGCACGCCGAACAACGCCATGATTCCACGGGATCACCCTTTTTAGTGAAGCGACACGTCCGCTCAGCCGCGCGTGCGAACCGGATTCACCCTTATAGTTTCTGGCGCGGTTGCGGTTGATCAAACGACCCGCAGCACCCTAATCGTCAACACAAGCCGATAAGGAATGAGCAACGTGTTCAAAAAAACCGCATTTGTCGCGACAACCGCGGCCGGACTGCTGATGCTCGGCTCCCCCGCCTTCGCCTGGGAAGGCGACGACATCGAGGTCAACGAGTACCACAGCAACGACACCTACACCGCGCAGTACGGCCTCATCAACGTCAACAACGTGCTCAACGACAACAACATCGGCATCTGCGACAACAACGTCGGCGCGCAGATCGGCGACCTGCTCAACGGCGTCAGCGTCCCGGTCCTGTCCCCCGACGCGAACAGTGCGGGCTTCAACATCACCGAGAAGACCTGTGTCGCGGAGGCGGAGCAGACCGAGTACTGATCCGAACCAGCACCTCGCACTCCCTGGAACGCGCGGGTGGGAGCCGGTCACGGCACCCACCCGCGCAGGTGTGTCTACCGAGCGTGCTCACCGAGCGCGGCGAGCATCGGCTCGGCCAACTCCGGACGGCAGATCAGCAGGTCTGGAAGGTAGGGGTCCGGCGAGTTGTAACGGAGCGCGGAACCGTCGATGCGGCAGGCGCGCAGCCCCGCGGCCAGCACCACACCCACGGGCGCGGCCGAGTCCCACTCGTACTGCCCACCGGCGTGCAGGTAGGCATGGGCCTCGCCACGTAGCACCGCCATCGCCTTCGCGCCTGCGGAACCCATGGGCACCAACTCCGCGTCCACGGACCCGGCTACCGCCTCGGCGAACGCGGGTGGCCGGGTGTCGCTGACCAGTATCCGCGTTCGCCCAGGTCCCGGGCTCTGCGCGACGACATCGTCGCTGGCGTAGACCCGGGCAAGGTCGGGCTGAGCGACCGCCGCGGCGGTGATGCCCTTACCTGCCTCCCACAAGGCGACGTGCACCGCCCAGTCCGGCCGCCGGCCGAGACCGAACTCCCTCGTCCCGTCGAGCGGGTCGATGATCCAGACCCGGTCCGCCTCGAGACGCGCGGAGGAGTCGGCCGACTCCTCGGTCAGCACGGCGTCGCCCGGCCGCTCCTGCGCGAGCCGCCGCAACAGCAGCTCGTTCGACAGCGAGTCGCCGCGCTTGCCGAGTTCCTTCGGGCCGAGGTCGGCCGAGTCCGAACGTAGCTCGTGCAGCAGTTCGCCTGCCTGCTGCGCCAGCGTCGCCGCCAGTCGTGCGTCAGTTGTCACCGTCCTAGCAAAGCAAGTCCGGCCAGCGGCCCCGCCCCCGGGTAGCCACCGCACCAGAAAACTGAAACAAGTTCTTGCAACGGGAAGCGAGCGCGGCCAAGCTTGGGCCCATGGATCTCACCTCGCTGGAACAGATCAAGCGACTCAAGTACCGGTACCTGCGCTGCGTGGACCTCAAACGCTGGGACGAGTTGTCCGAGGTGTTCACCACCGACGCGACCGCGTGTTACGGAACTTCCGCCTACGGCGAGCCGCTGAGTTTCACCGGACGCGACGCCATCCTCGGCTTCCTGCGGGACAAGCTCAGCCCCGCCATCATCACCACGCACTTCGCCTCCCAGCCGGAGATCGACATCGACGGTGACACCGCCACCGGCACGTGGTGTTTCCAGGACACCGTGATCGCGACGGAATACCGCACGGTGATCACGGGAGCCGCGTTCTACGAGGACCGCTACCGGCGCTGCTCCGACGGCGCGTGGCGGATCGAGCACACCGGTTACAAGCGCACCTACGAGGCGATGCTGTCGCTCGACGACCTGCCCAGCTTCCGGCTGACCACACCTTTGACCACTGAGTAGAACCGGTTCTAGTATCCGGTTCGACCGGCCCTTCGGTCCATTCCACAGGGAGCAGCTGATGAGTGTGGGCACCGTGCGCGAACTGCACGCCTCCGCCACGAAGATCACCGGGCTGGACGACTTCGGTGAGGACGACTACACCGACGGCCTGGAAGTGCTGCTGGAGTCGTACGAGCGCGAGGCGGGGCTCACCGAGGTCGGCGCCAGGATGAAGCGCTCGTTCCTGCGTGGTGCCCTTGTGGCTCGCCTGCTCAGCGAGCAGGCGTGGCGAAGTCGTCCCGAGCACGCCACGGTGCCGATCGAGCGGCCGATCTTCGTGACGGGGCTGCCGCGCACCGGAACGACCGCGTTGCACCGGTTGCTCACGGCCGACCCGGCACACCAAGGTCTCGAGGTCTGGCTGACGGAGGTGCCGCAACCGCGCCCTCCGCGCGACACCTGGGCGGACAATCCGGTGTTCCAGCGGATCCAGGCGGGCTACGAACGCTTTCACGTGCAGCGCCCCGAGTTCATGGGCGTGCATGCCATGTCGGCCGACATGGTCGAGGAGTGCTGGCAGTTGCTGCGGCAGTCGATGCGCTCGGTTTCCTACGAGTGCCTCGCACACCTGCCGACCTACTCCGACTGGCTCGCCAAGCAGAACTGGACCCCGGCCTACCGCAGGCACAAGCGCAACCTGCAATTGATCGGCCTGCCCGACCGCGACCGCCGCTGGGTGCTCAAGAACCCCAGCCACCTGTTCGCACTGGACGCGCTCCTGTCGGTGTACCCGGATGCACTGGTGATCCAGACCCACCGGCAGCCGAGCGTGGCGATCGCGTCGGTGTGCAGTCTCAACGCACAGGCGTCGGCGCAGTGGTCCACGGTCTACCAGGGCGAGGTGGTCGGCCGCGACCAGCTCGAACTGTGGGCTCGCGGGCTGCGGACGTTCACCGCCGAACGCGCGAAGCACGACCAGAGCCGGTTCTACGACGTGGCCTACGACGACTTCGTCGCCGACCCGATCGGCACCGTGGAACGGATATACGCCCATTTCGACCTGCCGCTGACCGAAACGGCCACGGCAGCGATGCGCGCGATGCACGAGCAGAGCTCCAGCGGCGCCAGCAAGCCGGCGCACACCTACGCCCTCGCCGACTTCGGCCTCACCGAACAGCAGGTCAACGAGCGCTTCGCGTGCTGAGCCCCGCGAGTCCCCCGCTCCTGCCCACGAACTCTGCGCTCCTGCCCGCGAGTTCTGCGCTCCTGCCCGCGAGTTCTGCGCTCCCACCCGCGAGTTCTGCGCTCCCGCCCGCGAACTGTGCATTCACGGTCGCGGACCGACAGCGCACTCGCGAGCCAGCACCCGCAGGAACTCGGCGGTGAGCGGATCGGGGGCGGATCGCGTGTACGCGGCCAGCGTGCGCCGCACCGACGGCCTCGGCCGCAACACCCTGCCCTCGAACCGCGGCGCGACGATGTTGGCCGGTACGAGGGCAGGCCCGAGTCCGGACGCCGCGAGCACCGGCACCGCCGCGCTCTGCTCGGTGCGAACCGAGACGCGGGGCCGAAACCCCGCGGCCGCACAGGCCTGGTCGACGATGTCGGCGAGGCCGTTGCCGGGCGCGTAGTGCACCCACGCACTGCCTGCCAACTCGGCGAGCTCGACCTCCCCCGACTCGCCCGCCTCGAAATCCGGCGGCACCACAACGACGAACTCCTCCACCCCCAGCGTCCGCACCGTGCCCTCCCAGTCCGACGGTTGCGGGCCCACTGCCACATCGGCCTGTCCCTGTGCCATGCCCTCGCGCAACTCGTCGGCGTGCCTGTACTCGTGGAGTCTGATATGGACAGAAGGGTAGTCCTGGCTCCAGCGACGCAGCGCCGGCGGTAGCACGCCGAGACTCATGGAGTACACCGTCGCCAGTTCCAGTTCGGCCCGTTCGAGGCCGAACGCCTGGCGCGCGGCGCAACTCGCCCGCCGCGCGTCCGCGAGGGCCGCCCGCGCGTGCGGCAACATCGCGCGCCCCATCGGCGTCAGCCGCACCGCTCGCGGTAGCCGTTCGAGCAGCGGACCTCCCACCGACCGTTCCAGCACGCGGACCTGGTGTGACAGCGCGGGCTGAGTCACGTGCAGCACCTCCGCCGCTCGCGTGAACGACCCCTGTTCGGCGATGGCCACCAGGTACTCCAGTTGCCGCAGACTTGCCATGAGTGAATCTTATCATCTTGGTGAAATACTTGACTTGGACTTATGCATGCTGGTCGAGCAGGCTCACAGGCATGAGTTCGAATCGAAAGGTCGCCCTCGTAGCAGGGGCGGCAGGAGTCATCGGCCGCAACCTCGTCGAGCACCTGGAAACACTCGACGACTGGGAGGTCATCGGGATCTCCAGGCGCGGCGGCGACGACACGGCACGGACCCGCCAGCTGAGGGTCGATCTCCTCGACCGCGAGGACACGCTGTCGAAGCTGGGCGAATTGACCGAGGTCACGCACGTCTTCTACGCCGCATACGCCGATCGTCCCAGCTGGGCGGAGCTGGTGCCGCCGAACCTTGCCATGCTGCGCAACCTCGTGGACGCGGTGGAGCCCGCGGCGGCCGACCTCAAACACATCTCGCTGATGCAGGGCTACAAGGTGTACGGAGCCCACCTCGGCCCGTTCAAGACCCCCGCCAGGGAGGACGACGCGGCGCACATGCCGCCCGAGTTCAACGTCGACCAGCAGGCATTCCTGCAGCAGCGCCAGCGGGCCAGCGCATGGACGTGGTCGGCGTTGCGTCCGTCCGTGGTGTGCGGTTTCGCGCTCGGCAACCCGATGAACCTGGCGATGGTGCTCGCCTGCTACGCCGCCATCTCGGCGGAACTCGGGCTGCCGCTGCGCTTCCCCGGGAAGCCGGGGGCCTACGACAGCCTGCTTGAGATGACCGACGCCGGCCTGCTCGCCAGGGCGACGGTGTGGGCCGCCACGGCCGAGGCTTGCGCGAACCAGGCATTCAACATCAACAACGGTGATCTGTTCCGGTGGAGCGAGCTGTGGCCCAAGATCGCGGCGTACTTCGGGCTGGAGGTGGCGCCCCCGCTGCCGATGTCACTGGAAACCGTCATGGCCGACAAGGAGCCGTTGTGGAACTCGATGGTCGCAAGGCTCGGCCTCGAACCGACCCCCTACGATCAGGTCTCCTCCTGGCGGTTCGGTGACTTCGTGTTCGCCTGGGACTACGACGTGATCGCCGACGGCTCCAAGGCGCGGCGGTTCGGATTCACCGAACACGTCGACACCGAGCGGATGTTCTTCGACATCTTCGACGACCTCCGCAAGCGCAAGATCATCCCGTGAGGCGCGGTCGTGTTCGGGGAATCAGCGCACGGCGACCGAAAGCGCCTGCGCGATCTCCCTGCCGAGCGCGTGAGTGGCCGCCTCGGGCGGCTGGCCGACCTTGACCACGATGGACCCGCCGAAGGGTTGCCGTTCCATCACCTCGATGCGCTCACCCAGCTTGATCGAACGCTGGGCCAGGTATCGCAGCAGGTCGGGGTCGGTGTCCCAGACCCGCACGATCTCGCCGACCGCGCCGGTGGGCAGGTCCTCCAGCAGCCTGGTGGACAGTTCCTCGATGGAGCCGTCGACGGCGGGGATGGGGTCGCCGTGCGGGTCGCGCACCGGGTTGCCGAGTTTGGCGGCGATCCGCTCGACGAGGCGGTCGGAAACGACGTGTTCCAGCTGGTCGGCCTCGGCGTGCACCTCGTCCCACGTGTAACCGAGTTCGGAAACCAGATAGGACTCGATGAGGCGGTGCCTGCGCAGCACGGCCCGCGCGAGCAGCCTGCCCTCCGACGTCAACTCGATACCGCGGTAGGGCACGTGCTCCACGAGTCCCTGCTGCGCGAGTTTCGTGACCATCCCCGACGCCGACGACGGACTCACCTCGAGCCTGCCGGCCAGTGAGGTGTTGGTGACGGGCTCACCACGCTCGGCGAGGCCGTATATCGCCCGCACGTAGTCCTCGATCGACGCCGATCGACGGGTAGCGCCATCAGACATGTCACCTACGATACGGCGAGGCGCCGACGATGCGGTCGCCCGGCGTGGCCGGGTTCCCCGCCGGGTCTCTCACCTCACCCCCGCCAGCGGTAGCGCACCCAGCCGGGAACCGGCTCCGCGCCGAGTTGGGCGTAGAACGCCAGCGCACTGTGGTTGTCCTCGCGCACGTCCCACTCGATCCGCCCTTCGGTGCGGGCACGCAACTCCGTGAGCAGCTCCCTGCCCAGCCCCTTGCGGCGGAACCGCGGCCGCAGGTAGATGTCGTCCAGCCAGATGCCGGGCCGGGCTTCCCAGGTGGAGAAGATCCACGAGCACAGCGCCATTCCGGCCACCTCGCCGTCGGTTTCCGCGACGAGCACCCATGCCTTGGGGTCGGGACCGAACAGGTGCCGTGCCATGTCCGCCCTGTCAAGCCGCAACTCCTCGTTGCCCTCGTAGCGCGCGTGCTCCTCGATGAGCGAGCAGATTTCCTCGATATCGGTGGCGATCGCGTCTCGTACCGGCATTCCGACACACTATCGATCGATCGATCGACTCGGCTACGCTGCCCGGTATGGAGGCCGTGACACTGACCGTCACCGACGGCACAGCCGAGGTGTGGCTCGATCGGCCGGCGCGACTGAACGCGGTCACACCCGGCCTTGTGGACGACCTGCTCGCCGCGCTCGGCCGACTCGCGACGGACAGCGAGGTCCGTGCCGTCGTGCTGGCGGGAAGGGGCCGCGCGTTCTGTGCGGGGCATGATCTGAAGCAGCCTCCGCCGCAGGGCGATTCGCGCGCCCGGCTGGAGCGGTTGCAGCAGGTGACGAGGGCGCTGCGCGCGCTACCGCAACCGGTGATCGCCGCCGTGCACGGCTACGCGATCGGCGCGGGCGCCGAGTTCGCACTCGGCTGCGACCTCGTGCTCGCCGCCGAGGACGCCGTGTTCGGCTTTCCCGAGGCGGGGTTGGGCCTCAGCGTCACCGGAGCGGCTTCCCGCCTGCTTCCGTTGCTGGTCGGGACGTTGCGCGCCAAGGAACTGCTGCTGTTCGGCGAGCGCATCGACGCGGCGAGGGCGGCATCGATCGGGCTGGTCAACGCCGTGGTCGACGGCGAGCGGCTGCTGGAACACGCCAGGGAATGGGCACGGCGGCTGGCGGACAAACCCGCCGCGGCGGTGACGCTGGCCAAACGCGCGGTCGACAGCGGCGTCGACGCCACCGTGGAGGGCGCACTGGAGTTGGAAGTCAGCCACGCACTGCTCACCGAGCACTCCCCCGACGTCGCACGCGCCACCGAGGAGTTCCGGTCGCGATGAGGGAGCAGCACTTGTTCGGCCTGCTCGAGCGGGCCGCACGCCACTGGCCGGACTCGCAGGCCTGGGTGTTCGACGAAACCGGGGAGCGACTCACCTTCGCCGAGATCCTCACCCGCGCCCAACGGCTGGCCCGCGCGCTCGCCGCTCTCGGGGTGGGGCCAGGCGACCGGGTCGCCGTGCTGCTGCGCAACCAGCCGGAGTTCCCGCTGCTGTGGCTGGCGCTCGCGCGGCTGGGCGGCGTGCTCGTGCCGGTCAACACCAACTACCGGGAGTTGGACGGCGAGCACGTGCTGTCGCACTCGGGGGCACGGCTGGTCGTGACGACGCCGGAGTTCACCGACCTGCTCGGCTCGATCGCAGCGAGAACTAGCGTCGAGCGGGTGCTGACGGTGGCGGAACTGACCCTCGACGGTGAGTTGCCCGAGTTCCGGCCGGTGCCGGAGCTGCCCACCAACATCCAGTACACCTCCGGCACGACGGGCTCTCCCAAGGGTTGTGTCCTGCCACACCGTTACTGGACGGCGCTGGCGGCGGACCTGATGGCGCGGCATCCGGCCATCACCGCCGACGACACCATCCTCACCGCACAGCCCTTCCACTACATCGATCCACAGTGGAATGTGGTGTTGGGGCTGGCTTCCGGAGCCAGGCTCGTGGTGCTGGACCGGTTCCACCCCGCCTCGTTCTGGCAGCGCGTACGCGAGCACGGCGTGACCTGGTTCTACTGCCTCGGGTTGATGCCCACGCTCCTGCTGCGCATGCCGCCGTCACCGCTTGACCGGCAGCACCGGGTACGGGCGATCAGCGCCTCGGCGATCCCGCGCGAACTGCACGCCGAACTGGAGCAGCGTTGGGGGGTGGGCTGGTTCGAGGCGTTCGGCATGACCGAGACCGGAGCGGACATCCGGATGGACCCGGCAGACCACGACGAACAACTCGGCACGGGCTGTATCGGGAGAGCCGCCCCACACCGGGAAGTCCTGATCGCCGACGAGCAGGGCAGGCCGGTGCCACGCGGGCAGACCGGTGAACTGCTGATCAGGGGGGTGGGGCTGATGCACGGCTACCACGACGACCCCGACGCCACGGCGCGAGCCTTCCGTGACGGCTGGTTCCACACCGGCGACCTGGCCACGATGGACGGGCAAGGCCGCGTGTTCCACGTGGGCAGGACGAAGGACATGATCCGGCGCAGCGGGGAGAACGTCTCCGCCGCCGAGGTGGAGCACGCGCTGCTGCTGCACCCAAACGTCCGCGCCGTCGCGGTGCTCGGGGTCCCCGACGAGTTGCGCGGTGAGGAGATCATCGCCCACGTCGTCGTGGAGCCGGGTCGCGAACCCGACCCACGCGGGCTCGCCGACTTCTGCGCGAGCAAGCTCGCCTACTTCAAGGTGCCCCGCTACTGGGCCTTCCACGACGAGTTGCCGATGACGGCGTCGGAGCGCGTCGCGAAGGCAAAGCTGCGCACCGAGGCCGCGCGGGCCGAGACGTTCGACACGGTGGAGGGCGCATGGCGCTAGCCAGCGGGCAGCGGGTGCGGCGTGCCGCGGTGAAACTGTTCGCCACCAGGGGTTTCCACGGCACGGGCATCCGCGAT encodes:
- the recQ gene encoding DNA helicase RecQ; this encodes MSSSEPLRVLKEVFGYDSFRDGQREIVDHVTSGGDALVLMPTGGGKSLCYQIPALVRDGVGVVVSPLIALMQDQVDALRHAGVRAGFLNSTQDGDQRRTVEAQFLAGELDLLYLAPERLRLDSTYRLLDRGTVSLFAIDEAHCVSQWGHDFRPDYLALSQLHERWPEVPRIALTATATRQTHDEIATRLGLEAAKHFVASFDRPNIQYRIVAKREPRAQLLELLRTEHSGDCGIVYCATRRSVEDTAEFLTRNAITALPYHAGLDSTTRARHQARFLREDGLVMVATIAFGMGIDKPDVRFVAHLDLPKSIESYYQETGRAGRDGLPSTAWLAYGLQDVVQQRKLIDGSDGDAAHRRRLATHLDAMLALCETVECRRARLLAYFGQESGRCGNCDTCLSPPRSWDGTVAAQKLLSTVVRLRRERGQQFGAGQLIDILRGKKTAKIVQHGHDSLSVFGVGTDLDESQWRAVVRQLLAAGLLAVKGEYGTLVTTEASDEVLYRGRTVRLRAEPERQVRSGGKRADKVTALSEDDAPVFERLRAWRAATAKEQGVPAYVIFHDATLREIATRRPASLPELGSVSGVGQSKLSKYGEHVLRAINP
- a CDS encoding DedA family protein — encoded protein: MVTDLLDWLRSLPQAGLLAAAGVLVFGECTLGLGFIAPGETALLILGTTVTGAPSFLLMWSVTTVSAVAGDTVGYLLGRRFGPRLRRTKAVRRYGADAWDRATSALRRRGALAVLFAIFVPVLRTLLPAAAGASGLPPRVFLPAVIVGASAWCALHISLGFAAGTAVRELEDAVGFGGWLVLGLIVVVTAIVVLVKRRRAGRGAKG
- a CDS encoding 3'(2'),5'-bisphosphate nucleotidase CysQ, coding for MTTDARLAATLAQQAGELLHELRSDSADLGPKELGKRGDSLSNELLLRRLAQERPGDAVLTEESADSSARLEADRVWIIDPLDGTREFGLGRRPDWAVHVALWEAGKGITAAAVAQPDLARVYASDDVVAQSPGPGRTRILVSDTRPPAFAEAVAGSVDAELVPMGSAGAKAMAVLRGEAHAYLHAGGQYEWDSAAPVGVVLAAGLRACRIDGSALRYNSPDPYLPDLLICRPELAEPMLAALGEHAR
- a CDS encoding nuclear transport factor 2 family protein, which codes for MDLTSLEQIKRLKYRYLRCVDLKRWDELSEVFTTDATACYGTSAYGEPLSFTGRDAILGFLRDKLSPAIITTHFASQPEIDIDGDTATGTWCFQDTVIATEYRTVITGAAFYEDRYRRCSDGAWRIEHTGYKRTYEAMLSLDDLPSFRLTTPLTTE
- a CDS encoding sulfotransferase family protein — encoded protein: MSVGTVRELHASATKITGLDDFGEDDYTDGLEVLLESYEREAGLTEVGARMKRSFLRGALVARLLSEQAWRSRPEHATVPIERPIFVTGLPRTGTTALHRLLTADPAHQGLEVWLTEVPQPRPPRDTWADNPVFQRIQAGYERFHVQRPEFMGVHAMSADMVEECWQLLRQSMRSVSYECLAHLPTYSDWLAKQNWTPAYRRHKRNLQLIGLPDRDRRWVLKNPSHLFALDALLSVYPDALVIQTHRQPSVAIASVCSLNAQASAQWSTVYQGEVVGRDQLELWARGLRTFTAERAKHDQSRFYDVAYDDFVADPIGTVERIYAHFDLPLTETATAAMRAMHEQSSSGASKPAHTYALADFGLTEQQVNERFAC
- a CDS encoding LysR family transcriptional regulator: MASLRQLEYLVAIAEQGSFTRAAEVLHVTQPALSHQVRVLERSVGGPLLERLPRAVRLTPMGRAMLPHARAALADARRASCAARQAFGLERAELELATVYSMSLGVLPPALRRWSQDYPSVHIRLHEYRHADELREGMAQGQADVAVGPQPSDWEGTVRTLGVEEFVVVVPPDFEAGESGEVELAELAGSAWVHYAPGNGLADIVDQACAAAGFRPRVSVRTEQSAAVPVLAASGLGPALVPANIVAPRFEGRVLRPRPSVRRTLAAYTRSAPDPLTAEFLRVLARECAVGPRP
- a CDS encoding SDR family oxidoreductase — protein: MSSNRKVALVAGAAGVIGRNLVEHLETLDDWEVIGISRRGGDDTARTRQLRVDLLDREDTLSKLGELTEVTHVFYAAYADRPSWAELVPPNLAMLRNLVDAVEPAAADLKHISLMQGYKVYGAHLGPFKTPAREDDAAHMPPEFNVDQQAFLQQRQRASAWTWSALRPSVVCGFALGNPMNLAMVLACYAAISAELGLPLRFPGKPGAYDSLLEMTDAGLLARATVWAATAEACANQAFNINNGDLFRWSELWPKIAAYFGLEVAPPLPMSLETVMADKEPLWNSMVARLGLEPTPYDQVSSWRFGDFVFAWDYDVIADGSKARRFGFTEHVDTERMFFDIFDDLRKRKIIP
- a CDS encoding metal-dependent transcriptional regulator; amino-acid sequence: MSDGATRRSASIEDYVRAIYGLAERGEPVTNTSLAGRLEVSPSSASGMVTKLAQQGLVEHVPYRGIELTSEGRLLARAVLRRHRLIESYLVSELGYTWDEVHAEADQLEHVVSDRLVERIAAKLGNPVRDPHGDPIPAVDGSIEELSTRLLEDLPTGAVGEIVRVWDTDPDLLRYLAQRSIKLGERIEVMERQPFGGSIVVKVGQPPEAATHALGREIAQALSVAVR
- a CDS encoding GNAT family N-acetyltransferase — its product is MPVRDAIATDIEEICSLIEEHARYEGNEELRLDRADMARHLFGPDPKAWVLVAETDGEVAGMALCSWIFSTWEARPGIWLDDIYLRPRFRRKGLGRELLTELRARTEGRIEWDVREDNHSALAFYAQLGAEPVPGWVRYRWRG
- a CDS encoding enoyl-CoA hydratase/isomerase family protein, yielding MEAVTLTVTDGTAEVWLDRPARLNAVTPGLVDDLLAALGRLATDSEVRAVVLAGRGRAFCAGHDLKQPPPQGDSRARLERLQQVTRALRALPQPVIAAVHGYAIGAGAEFALGCDLVLAAEDAVFGFPEAGLGLSVTGAASRLLPLLVGTLRAKELLLFGERIDAARAASIGLVNAVVDGERLLEHAREWARRLADKPAAAVTLAKRAVDSGVDATVEGALELEVSHALLTEHSPDVARATEEFRSR
- a CDS encoding AMP-binding protein, encoding MREQHLFGLLERAARHWPDSQAWVFDETGERLTFAEILTRAQRLARALAALGVGPGDRVAVLLRNQPEFPLLWLALARLGGVLVPVNTNYRELDGEHVLSHSGARLVVTTPEFTDLLGSIAARTSVERVLTVAELTLDGELPEFRPVPELPTNIQYTSGTTGSPKGCVLPHRYWTALAADLMARHPAITADDTILTAQPFHYIDPQWNVVLGLASGARLVVLDRFHPASFWQRVREHGVTWFYCLGLMPTLLLRMPPSPLDRQHRVRAISASAIPRELHAELEQRWGVGWFEAFGMTETGADIRMDPADHDEQLGTGCIGRAAPHREVLIADEQGRPVPRGQTGELLIRGVGLMHGYHDDPDATARAFRDGWFHTGDLATMDGQGRVFHVGRTKDMIRRSGENVSAAEVEHALLLHPNVRAVAVLGVPDELRGEEIIAHVVVEPGREPDPRGLADFCASKLAYFKVPRYWAFHDELPMTASERVAKAKLRTEAARAETFDTVEGAWR